The Ooceraea biroi isolate clonal line C1 chromosome 1, Obir_v5.4, whole genome shotgun sequence genome has a window encoding:
- the LOC105282783 gene encoding UPF0764 protein C16orf89 homolog translates to MEARILGFRNVLAILLLFACFWLQTKGSFEPERLQRKLAALYNIFDYVNKRPQQMNVDLTYGITLTEANLIATFKHKNVQYLEKEFYNALKELVELSDLTRRNLMINVVPWDKTEFLLQSTLNYPNLWIRPISWTRISSEMRPIPNQRLNYSEIVASLWHGTPNGRESDACLLEIMHSSLNGTCQVPQICIEMLTRDDDTTGYPLTHRLLIIQMVKAFRLRETNAALFSYLIPTYCARILQDLVNLEAWNFPNPSQDLMTQQILLCGIEGYSEFVNKRYEDLILSWPHSSGCFSSFTKSLEKHKVARRSTRLTDFGCDSHMTGLAAASLSIFVRENIENAFSQS, encoded by the exons ATGGAGGCAAGAATCCTAGGATTTCGCAATGTTCTCGCGATTCTTTTGCTGTTCGCCTGTTTCTGGTTGCAAACCAAAGGCTCGTTTGAACCTGAAAGATTGC aACGAAAACTAGCTGCTTTGTATAATATCTTTGACTATGTAAACAAAAGACCCCAACAGATGAACGTAGATCTTACTTACGGTATTACTTTAACCGAGG CTAATTTGATAGCAACATTTAAACACAAAAATGTGCAATATTTAGAAAAGGAATTCTACAACGCTCTTAAAGAATTAGTTGAATTATCTGATTTAACTCGAAGAAATTTGATGATTAACGTTGTTCCGTGGGACAAAACCGAATTTCTTC TGCAATCAACTTTAAATTATCCCAATTTGTGGATAAGACCTATATCATGGACAAGAATTTCTTCAGAAATGCGACCTATTCCAAACCAGAGATTGAACTATTCAGAAATTGTTGCATCGTTATGGCATGGAACGCCTAACGGCAGAGAAAGTGACGCATGCTTACTTGAAATTATGCATAGTAGTTTGAATGGAACATGTCAAGTTCCTCAGATTTGCATCGAAATGTTGACTAGAGATGATGATACTACAGGATATCCTCTCACTCATAGATTGCTTATCATTCAAATGGTTAAAGCG tttaGATTACGAGAAACTAATGCGGCATTGTTTTCTTACTTGATACCTACATACTGTGCCAGGATTCTTCAAGATCTCGTCAATCTTGAAGCATGGAACTTTCCAAATCCATCCCAAGATCTTATGACTCAGCAAA TCCTTTTATGCGGTATAGAAGGTTATTCCGAATTCGTCAATAAACGCTATGaagatttaatattaagttGGCCTCACTCAAGCGGCTGCTTTAGCTCATTCACAAA GTCTCTTGAAAAGCACAAAGTTGCTCGACGATCAACAAGACTAACCGATTTTGGGTGCGACAGTCATATGACAGGCCTTGCTGCTGCGAGTCTTTCCATATTTGTtcgagaaaatattgaaaatgcaTTCAGCCAGTCTTAA
- the LOC105279985 gene encoding uncharacterized protein LOC105279985 encodes MALSFFKDIVLEIVVIITTFLLWHEDNVSTPLLIEFIAEKTIRLGVLIYQWCTAVKWYMQLRRAAKFRKFTIIARRSIASIIRVPGRISHSLEDVCLDASIVRRSIYIDVRTSKSLTTLIINDSRDTSDTNDYDSIENDLSVAEKSMRILSITAEDVMDARARIQERSYWSEQDATAKTSEAMEEVLAEHSLEKDEKEMDASAINESTATNYVKDIMDYTLRKEDILQFPLIAKELKKEDSKTVSDARKKEALTKKQKEEISSIKIKKIVVDEGGSYAESAYPSDSHTATKIKDEESKKLAKMQCSSSKDAREITTKSSASLVKLKARPELEEKHCCISKSTEEERIDQVDQRRYICQNKTKLMSVDSSESNKECFKSPESSSCHHEKNVRSIDIDNKIIEHDVGKRQFVSFMPDIMPNVDTQKDKFHEYSFAFRYSKYRLMKQIQKFEASSERSKELVTWGSMSLAQTAHPSGYERNAIAIGKSPAGQKHVQTETFDDSCDSLRMLHRLRHITQTQGGRSSNLRSVYNVTSFKTNAEHEKMIHLRTLKAFNNRALLERGGDAKACKKHDFSQNHISIEDRKAAELRALKAYNKLTLMKDKKKLEMRRKRDSSLINQRSTKEPEALLMKSLRPYNDLALLEDRKEMETKRGDNLLLNCKGSSEEASALGTHNELTLSEDRREPKIRRKYNLSKHETSAKYEESIETPTSTSDHFSEANYEETTSSVERSRQITSSNFDMNNRGARHAHMSLNLREITRNIEWTLHPTSQGIILTNKNLHSDFLENGRFRDIQQRDIVDDDTANALHGAFFYKSEITRIFRAVQLRISEPSFPSLSMSRREDFDTEFVCRVHNEMAMLYQDSLANFNLERLIASRNDFGSTLLPDSTNDNRVSNRENNRDLCMLFIDRQQVGSESDTVITENSATESWEDARSSTADVHTTRATNDDLPLQLIVNVLRNFGAEVSEGSIHVASSIEHLEEHGNVSNRSSDESFEANKYGMFDDKRALNMSNNCSDDEDVSSINSSDIPKSQDEKYLSTIDINVEKKIYERDTSLENSNITLQLPNYNNNDYFEFGTLTNITEKSSCSLQNSSQLSLPGPSLSESANYCASRSNDEELQKLIELPGNEVTLENEEETKLILNRANGNTISQFQSAETLQLKIIEQGNEESHDETNDVYEIATDFTTDQLSKINSNENLVQQNDSFDSTYERNNGSETPVSLEDGSLLEEFSNDTVSPRTVSNASVRISA; translated from the exons ATGGCCCTCAGTTTCTTCAAAGATATTGTTTTAGAAATCGTTGTTATTATCACTACTTTCTTACTGTGGCACGAGGATAATGTTTCAACGCCGCTTCTAATCGAGTTTATTGCAGAGAAAACAATACGGCTTG GTGTCTTGATCTACCAATGGTGTACGGCTGTAAAGTGGTACATGCAGCTACGAAGAGCGGCAAAATTCCGTAAATTCACAATAATTGCACGGAGGAGTATTGCAAGCATCATTCGTGTTCCCGGCAGAATCAGTCATTCTTTGGAAGACGTGTgtctagatgcttcaatagtCAGGCGGAGCATATATATCGATGTACGAACTTCAAAATCTCTGACGACTCTGATCATCAATGACAGCCGTGACACGAGCGACACGAATGATTACGATTCGATCGAAAATGATTTGAGCGTGGCTGAGAAATCTATGAGGATACTTAGCATAACCGCAGAAGATGTGATGGATGCACGTGCCAGAATACAAGAACGATCCTATTGGAGTGAACAAGATGCAACAGCAAAAACATCCGAAGCGATGGAGGAAGTATTGGCTGAGCATTCTTTGGAAAAGGACGAAAAAGAGATGGATGCTTCCGCGATAAATGAATCAACTGCGACAAATtatgtaaaagatattatGGATTACACCTTGAGAAAGGAGGATATTCTACAATTTCCTTTAATAGCGAAAGAgttaaagaaagaagataGCAAGACCGTTTCGGACGCTAGAAAGAAAGAAGCTTTAACTAAAAAACAGAAAGAGGAAatttcatcgataaaaattaaaaaaattgtggTAGATGAGGGAGGAAGCTACGCGGAGTCAGCGTATCCCTCTGATTCTCACACAGCAACGAAAATCAAGGACGAAGAGTCGAAAAAATTGGCGAAGATGCAATGTTCTTCGAGCAAAGATGCGAGAGAAATAACAACTAAATCAAGTGCTTCTCTGGTAAAGTTAAAAGCAAGGCCAGAATTAGAAGAGAAGCATTGCTGTATCTCCAAAAGCACCGAAGAGGAACGAATCGATCAAGTCGATCAGAGAAGGTACATTTgtcaaaacaaaacaaaattaatgtcAGTTGATTCAAGCGAAAGTAATAAAGAATGCTTTAAGAGTCCGGAATCGTCATCATGTcatcatgaaaaaaatgtacgatcaatcgatatcgataataaaattattgagcATGATGTTGGTAAAAGACAATTTGTATCTTTTATGCCTGACATCATGCCTAACGTCGACACACAGAAAGACAAGTTTCATGAATACAGTTTTGCTTTCAGGTATTCTAAGTACCGTTTGATGAAACAAATTCAAAAATTCGAAGCATCTTCGGAGAGGAGCAAGGAACTGGTTACTTGGGGAAGTATGTCCTTAGCGCAAACTGCGCATCCTTCGGGATACGAAAGAAACGCCATCGCGATTGGTAAGTCGCCCGCTGGCCAGAAGCACGTTCAAACTGAAACTTTTGATGATTCATGTGACTCTCTGAGGATGCTACATAGATTACGACATATTACACAAACGCAGGGTGGGCGATCATCCAATTTGCGTTCTGTTTATAACGTAACATCATTCAAAACAAACGCAGAACACGAGAAAATGATACACTTGCGAACTCTGAAAGCTTTCAACAATCGAGCTTTGCTTGAAAGGGGAGGAGATGCGAAAGCATGCAAAAAGCACGATTTTTCGCAGAATCACATATCGATTGAAGATCGCAAAGCGGCAGAACTGAGAGCTTTAAAAGCTTATAATAAGCTTACTTTAATGAAGGATAAGAAAAAACTAGAGATGAGAAGGAAGCGCGACTCATCGTTGATCAACCAGCGATCAACGAAGGAACCTGAAGCCTTACTGATGAAATCTTTAAGACCCTATAATGATCTTGCTCTATTGGAAGATCGAAAAGAGATGGAAACAAAAAGAGGAGACAATTTGTTGTTGAATTGCAAAGGATCGAGCGAAGAAGCGAGTGCTTTGGGAACTCACAACGAGCTTACATTATCGGAAGACAGAAGAGAGCCGAAGATTAGAAGAAAATACAACTTATCAAAACACGAAACATCAGCAAAGTACGAGGAAAGTATTGAAACTCCAACAAGTACCTCTGATCACTTTTCGGAAGCTAATTACGAAGAAACTACTTCTTCAGTGGAAAGATCACGGCAGATCACAAGCAGCAACTTCGATATGAACAACCGTGGCGCGAGGCACGCGCATATGTCGCTGAACCTCAGGGAGATCACGAGGAACATCGAGTGGACCCTTCATCCGACATCTCAAGGAATCATTCTGACTAACAAGAACCTGCACAGTGACTTCTTGGAGAACGGCAGATTCCGCGATATCCAACAACGCGATATCGTCGACGATGATACCGCCAACGCGTTGCATGGCGCTTTCTTCTATAAATCTGAGATTACGAGGATCTTCCGCGCAGTGCAACTGAGGATCAGCGAGCCCTCCTTTCCGAGCTTGTCGATGTCCCGGCGGGAGGATTTCGATACCGAGTTCGTTTGCCGAGTGCACAATGAGATGGCCATGCTGTATCAGGACTCGTTGGCTAACTTCAATCTTGAACGGCTGATAGCGAGTCGCAACGATTTCGGAAGCACGTTGCTGCCTGACAGTACTAATGACAATCGCGTTTCCAACCGGGAGAATAATCGTGACCTGTGCATGTTATTCATCGATCGGCAACAGGTCGGAAGCGAGTCGGATACCGTAATCACCGAGAATTCAGCAACGGAGTCCTGGGAAGACGCGCGTTCGAGCACCGCAGATGTTCACACGACGAGGGCAACGAACGATGATCTGCCGCTTCAACTTATTGTTAATGTATTACGGAACTTTGGCGCTGAAGTGTCGGAGGGAAGCATACACGTTGCATCATCAATCGAACATCTGGAAGAACACGGAAATGTAAGTAATAGAAGTTCAGATGAGAGTTTTGAAGCTAACAAGTATGGTATGTTCGATGATAAACGAGCTCTGAACATGAGCAATAATTGTTCGGACGATGAAGATGTGTCATCTATTAATTCCTCAGATATTCCTAAGTCACaggatgaaaaatatttaagtacAATTGATATTAACgttgaaaaaaagatatacgaGAGAGATACTTCTCTtgaaaatagtaatataactTTGCAATTGccgaattataataataatgattactTTGAATTCGGCACATTGACTAATATAACTGAGAAGAGCAGCTGCTCTCTTCAGAATTCTTCACAATTATCTTTACCTGGTCCATCATTATCTGAATCAGCTAATTATTGTGCATCAAGATCGAATGATGAGGAGCTGCAAAAATTGATAGAGCTTCCTGGTAACGAAGTTACGttagaaaatgaagaagaaacaaaGTTGATATTAAACAGAGCAAATGGCAATACAATTTCACAATTTCAGAGTGCTGAAactttacaattaaaaattatagagCAAGGTAATGAGGAAAGTCACGATGAAACTAATGATGTGTATGAAATAGCAACTGATTTTACGACAGATCAGCTTTCCAAGATAAATTCAAATGAAAATCTAGTGCAGCAAAACGATAGTTTCGATTCCACGTACGAGAGAAATAACGGCTCAGAAACTCCTGTTTCATTAGAAGATGGCAGTTTACTGGAAGAGTTTTCAAATGATACTGTGTCGCCGAGAACGGTCTCAAATGCTTCTGTTAGAATTTCTGCATAA
- the LOC105282782 gene encoding uncharacterized protein LOC105282782, with protein MQLTTCCRCCSLKTGTIFSGVCGIILAMIALILIFTANVEWKTIIVDVLDKTAVKIIFAINLCMTILISTLLLVGVIRKNTFMMLPWVVLGIMLAVALLVSVLYTAIMFFIHHEVINGVLWLILGLMAVVFYTYMWLVVYSYFHQLKIEKMSGRMGPYGKPYNYRRP; from the exons atGCAGCTGACAACGTGTTGCAGATGTTGTTCCCTGAAAACGGGGACAATTTTCAGTGGAGTATGCGGAATC ATACTCGCCATGATTGCTCTAATCCTGATCTTTACGGCAAATGTAGAATGGAAAACAATAATTGTCGATGTCCTAGACAAAACAGCCGTGAAGATAATCTTCGCAATCAACCTCTGTATGACCATTCTAATCTCCACCCTGCTCTTAGTCGGCGTTATAAGG aaaAATACCTTTATGATGCTTCCATGGGTTGTTCTGGGTATTATGCTAGCCGTTGCCCTTCTTGTGAGCGTTCTTTATACGGCAATTATGTTCTTCATACACCACGAAGTCATAAACGGTGTTCTTTGGCTCATCCTCGGTCTAATGGCTGTTG tGTTTTACACGTACATGTGGCTGGTGGTATATAGTTATTTCCATCAGCTGAAGATCGAGAAGATGAGCGGAAGAATGGGACCCTATGGAAAACCGTACAATTATCGGCGACCATGA